Proteins co-encoded in one Vicinamibacterales bacterium genomic window:
- a CDS encoding rod shape-determining protein — translation MSLRSLFSLFSSDLAIDLGTANTCVYARGKGIVVNEPSIVAINKVNGRIEAVGKDAKEMLGRTPGNIVAIKPMKDGVIADFEVTEKMLTYFIKKAHNRNVWVRPRIVIGVPSEITQVEKRAVKDSAYRAKASEVYLVEEAMAAAIGAGMPITEPSGNMIVDIGGGTTDIAVISLAGIVYSKAVRVAGNEMDDAIIQYIKKTYNLLIGERTAEAIKIEVGSAYPLEERITMEIKGRHLIEGVPKTITITDEEIREALAETVNVIVDAVRVALERTPPELSADIVDRGIVLTGGGSMLKNLDKRLREETGLPLAMAEDPLSSVVLGAGRMLSDFNLLRKISID, via the coding sequence TTGAGTTTACGGTCACTGTTCTCACTGTTCTCGAGCGATCTCGCGATCGATCTCGGCACGGCGAACACCTGCGTCTATGCGCGCGGGAAGGGGATCGTCGTCAACGAGCCGTCGATCGTGGCGATCAACAAGGTCAACGGCCGGATCGAGGCCGTTGGCAAGGACGCCAAGGAGATGCTCGGGCGCACGCCCGGCAACATCGTCGCCATCAAGCCGATGAAGGACGGAGTCATCGCCGACTTCGAGGTGACCGAGAAGATGCTCACCTACTTCATCAAGAAGGCGCACAACCGCAACGTCTGGGTGCGTCCGCGCATCGTCATCGGCGTGCCGAGCGAGATCACGCAGGTCGAGAAGCGGGCGGTGAAAGACAGCGCCTACCGCGCCAAGGCCAGCGAGGTCTACCTGGTGGAAGAGGCGATGGCGGCGGCGATCGGCGCCGGCATGCCGATCACCGAGCCGTCGGGCAACATGATCGTCGACATCGGCGGCGGCACCACCGACATCGCGGTGATCTCGCTCGCCGGCATCGTCTACAGCAAGGCGGTGCGGGTCGCGGGCAACGAGATGGACGACGCGATCATCCAGTACATCAAGAAAACCTACAACCTGCTGATCGGCGAGCGCACCGCCGAGGCGATCAAGATAGAGGTTGGCTCGGCCTACCCGCTCGAAGAGCGGATCACCATGGAGATCAAGGGGCGCCACCTGATCGAGGGCGTTCCCAAGACGATCACCATCACCGACGAGGAGATTCGCGAGGCGCTGGCCGAGACGGTCAACGTCATCGTCGACGCGGTGCGCGTGGCGCTGGAGCGGACGCCGCCGGAGCTGTCGGCCGACATCGTCGATCGCGGCATCGTGCTGACCGGCGGCGGCTCGATGCTGAAGAACCTCGACAAGCGGCTGCGCGAGGAGACCGGACTGCCGCTGGCGATGGCCGAGGATCCGCTGTCCTCGGTGGTGCTGGGAGCGGGACGGATGCTCTCCGACTTCAACCTGCTGCGCAAGATCTCGATTGACTGA
- the mreC gene encoding rod shape-determining protein MreC — MLDIRKRTGYVFLGLMIGQVLLVSWQVQTRTGTRVLQAVTFEVFSRVQYAAASVVNGTRSSWVRYVALRGARVENEELKRRLAALEVQLQQEHAMAARSSQLAALVDLTSKAGFPTLAAEVIAGNPDPVTQSVTIDRGSADGVVADMAVIAPAGIVGRVLGPVARRAARVQLIIDRNAALGGVTERMRAGGMVVGTEADPPLRMELVSNLNDVKPGDVVVASGVDGIYPKGYPIGRVESASSRSGGLYQAILVRPAVDFSGLGEVLVVLVPPRAATRDEDVK, encoded by the coding sequence ATGTTAGACATCCGGAAGCGCACCGGCTACGTGTTCCTCGGTCTGATGATCGGGCAGGTGCTCCTCGTGTCGTGGCAGGTACAGACGCGGACCGGGACGCGGGTGCTGCAGGCAGTGACGTTCGAAGTCTTCTCGCGGGTACAGTATGCGGCGGCGTCGGTGGTCAACGGCACCCGCTCGAGTTGGGTGCGCTACGTCGCGCTGCGCGGGGCGCGCGTCGAGAACGAGGAGTTGAAGCGGCGCCTGGCGGCGCTCGAGGTGCAGTTGCAGCAGGAGCACGCCATGGCGGCGCGCTCGTCGCAGCTGGCCGCGCTCGTGGACCTGACGTCGAAGGCCGGGTTTCCGACGCTGGCGGCAGAAGTGATCGCCGGCAACCCCGATCCGGTGACCCAGTCGGTGACGATCGACCGCGGCAGCGCCGACGGGGTGGTCGCCGACATGGCGGTGATCGCCCCGGCCGGCATCGTCGGGCGGGTGCTCGGCCCGGTGGCGCGGCGCGCGGCGCGCGTGCAGCTCATCATCGATCGCAACGCGGCGCTCGGCGGCGTCACCGAGCGGATGCGCGCCGGCGGCATGGTGGTCGGAACCGAAGCCGATCCGCCGCTGCGGATGGAGCTGGTGTCGAATCTCAACGACGTGAAGCCGGGCGACGTCGTGGTGGCCTCGGGCGTCGACGGCATCTATCCGAAGGGCTATCCGATCGGCCGGGTGGAGTCGGCCAGCAGCCGCAGCGGCGGCCTCTACCAGGCGATCCTGGTGCGGCCGGCCGTCGATTTTTCTGGCCTGGGGGAGGTGCTCGTCGTGCTCGTCCCGCCGAGGGCGGCGACCCGCGACGAGGACGTGAAGTGA
- the mreD gene encoding rod shape-determining protein MreD, with protein MKAVVVVLALAAALLVQSVLAGLFVGATVAVNLVLVAVVYVALLYGALTGVLAGTVGGIVQDALGGGIVGIGGLTKTLIGFVVGVLSAQFNLSSTVPRLVMFAAATFVHEVVFRGLQAIAVGRPFALKGSALLVQALANSLVGVAAFLLVEQGPGAIQRRQMRRASLAKRRF; from the coding sequence GTGAAGGCGGTCGTCGTGGTCCTCGCGCTGGCGGCGGCGCTGCTGGTGCAGTCGGTGCTCGCCGGGCTGTTCGTCGGCGCGACGGTCGCGGTGAACCTGGTGCTGGTCGCGGTCGTCTACGTGGCGCTCCTGTATGGCGCACTGACCGGTGTCCTGGCGGGCACGGTGGGCGGCATCGTCCAGGACGCGCTCGGCGGTGGCATCGTCGGCATCGGCGGGCTGACCAAGACGTTGATCGGGTTCGTCGTCGGCGTGTTGAGCGCGCAGTTCAACCTGTCGTCGACGGTGCCGCGGCTGGTGATGTTCGCCGCCGCGACCTTCGTGCACGAGGTGGTGTTCCGGGGGCTGCAGGCCATCGCGGTCGGCCGCCCGTTCGCGCTGAAGGGCTCGGCGCTCCTCGTGCAGGCGCTCGCCAACAGCCTCGTCGGTGTGGCGGCGTTTCTCCTCGTCGAGCAGGGGCCAGGGGCGATCCAGCGGAGACAGATGCGGCGGGCCTCGCTCGCCAAGCGGCGGTTCTAG
- the mrdA gene encoding penicillin-binding protein 2, producing MSTNLIPDDRRSLTVRLSVVQYLVAAIFVVLAVGFWIFQIAQHEKFREMAENNQLRRLPLPAPRGVLLDRNGKVLVENQDTLNIAIVREQTKSVGDVLHVLAAATGADEAQLRDTVNRRRREPSYRPIVLIENATQEQYIAAWARRLELPGIIVEEVPARRYPAQEMAAHLFGYVGEVTIAQLQRPDYDGVEPGTIVGQAGVELAYNKMLMGSDGAKTVVVNSVGREIKQLDMQLPTTGRPLQLTIDEDLQKATEDGFTAAGFNGAAVVLDPSNGEVLAFTSRPAYDPNAFAAGIKPAAWNALNADALKPLQNRALQGRYSPGSTFKMAVALAGLEEGIITPDFKVHCAGSATFYGRPFACWAKKKGGHGTIDLRHAIEQSCDVYFYTVANMLGIDKINKWATLLGLGVKSNIDLPNELTGLVPSSKWKLETKHEKWYAGETISVGIGQGQVSVTPVSMAVYMATLANGGTRVTPHLLKAVSDGVGWKPIDPPAPQSRVTIDPDKLQAIRDGLWMVVNAAGTGGTARIQGHDVSGKTGSAQVISNQGRVAAQRAGKGGDLRDNGWFVFFAPRDNPTIAGVVFLEHGIHGGNAARVAHHILATYFAKLDAKPLPPPPTHEDLHLDYSDPYAKGGPVGSGGGH from the coding sequence ATGAGCACGAATTTGATCCCGGATGATCGCCGCAGTCTGACGGTGCGGCTCTCGGTGGTACAGTACTTGGTGGCGGCAATCTTCGTGGTGCTCGCGGTGGGATTCTGGATCTTCCAGATCGCGCAGCACGAGAAATTCCGCGAGATGGCCGAGAACAATCAGCTGCGGCGGCTGCCGCTGCCGGCGCCGCGCGGCGTGCTGCTCGACCGCAACGGCAAGGTGCTGGTCGAAAACCAGGACACGCTCAACATCGCGATCGTCCGCGAGCAGACCAAGAGCGTCGGCGACGTGCTGCACGTGCTGGCCGCCGCGACCGGCGCCGACGAAGCGCAGCTGCGCGACACGGTCAACCGCCGCCGTCGCGAACCGTCCTACCGCCCGATCGTCCTGATTGAAAACGCCACCCAGGAGCAGTACATCGCGGCGTGGGCGAGGCGCCTCGAGCTGCCCGGGATCATCGTCGAGGAAGTGCCGGCGCGGCGCTACCCGGCGCAGGAGATGGCGGCGCATCTCTTCGGGTATGTCGGTGAAGTCACGATCGCGCAACTGCAGCGCCCCGACTACGACGGCGTCGAACCGGGCACCATTGTCGGGCAGGCCGGCGTCGAACTCGCCTACAACAAGATGCTGATGGGGAGCGACGGCGCCAAGACGGTCGTCGTCAACAGCGTCGGCCGCGAGATCAAACAGCTCGACATGCAGTTGCCGACGACCGGCCGGCCGCTGCAGTTGACGATCGACGAGGACCTGCAGAAGGCGACGGAGGACGGCTTTACCGCGGCAGGTTTCAACGGCGCAGCGGTTGTCCTCGATCCGAGTAACGGCGAGGTACTGGCGTTCACCAGCCGTCCGGCTTACGACCCCAATGCATTTGCGGCCGGGATCAAGCCTGCCGCATGGAATGCGCTCAACGCGGACGCCTTGAAGCCGCTGCAGAACCGCGCGTTGCAGGGACGGTATTCACCGGGTTCGACGTTCAAGATGGCGGTGGCGCTTGCCGGACTGGAAGAAGGCATCATCACCCCCGACTTCAAGGTGCACTGCGCAGGGAGCGCGACCTTCTATGGACGGCCGTTCGCGTGCTGGGCGAAGAAAAAAGGCGGCCACGGCACGATCGATCTGCGCCACGCAATCGAGCAGTCGTGTGACGTGTATTTCTACACGGTGGCGAACATGCTCGGCATTGACAAGATCAACAAGTGGGCGACGCTGCTTGGCCTCGGAGTCAAGTCCAACATCGACCTGCCCAACGAACTGACCGGCCTGGTGCCGTCGAGCAAGTGGAAGCTGGAGACGAAGCACGAAAAATGGTACGCCGGCGAGACGATCTCGGTCGGGATCGGACAAGGCCAGGTGTCGGTGACTCCGGTGTCGATGGCGGTCTATATGGCGACGCTGGCCAACGGCGGCACGCGGGTGACGCCGCATCTGCTGAAAGCGGTGAGCGACGGCGTCGGCTGGAAGCCGATCGACCCGCCAGCGCCGCAGTCACGGGTGACGATCGATCCCGACAAGCTGCAGGCGATCCGCGACGGACTGTGGATGGTCGTCAACGCCGCGGGCACGGGCGGCACGGCGCGGATCCAGGGACACGATGTGTCCGGCAAGACCGGTAGCGCGCAGGTGATCTCGAACCAGGGGCGGGTCGCGGCGCAGCGCGCCGGCAAAGGCGGCGACCTGCGCGACAACGGCTGGTTCGTCTTCTTCGCGCCGCGCGACAATCCGACGATTGCCGGCGTCGTCTTCCTCGAGCACGGCATCCATGGCGGCAACGCGGCACGCGTCGCGCACCACATCCTGGCGACCTACTTTGCCAAGCTCGACGCCAAACCGCTGCCGCCGCCTCCGACCCACGAGGATCTGCATCTCGATTATTCGGATCCCTACGCCAAGGGCGGCCCGGTCGGGTCCGGAGGCGGGCACTAG